The following are encoded in a window of Bacteroidales bacterium genomic DNA:
- a CDS encoding T9SS type A sorting domain-containing protein, with protein MKKIDYILYFLICFNLPVNAQLICFDFPADVFSTPGVPTTITAADFNWDNFDDLAIGHYNEEFISIMINDGTGHFPGIITYPIGGNAGTIVAEDINVDGIIDLLVMGRFYDIYIFTGNGDGNFTLASVLWTDFWSSDAEMIYFDEDNNIDLAVIDQIHHKVRILLGNGTGFFQLNYMCSTFGYVPRRMAKGDFNEDGNDDLVICNVGMPEYIGFNVVLFEGTGEGSFQSPVILYDEYIPESVVSGDFNLDGYQDIIFKQYDRNLVKLWGKGDGTFQEPEIQEISAIYYAIYLHEVDINLDGALDLAMGCYTFNMHINDGSGYFSDTLYINEKSNSYRIDEITTGNFNGDAKPDVVSTHSNFPDLSYGSITVYLNCLPVGIPDDKFPDDRIVLHPNPGNGYLRISSDPSLADAEVTGIFNCLGIAIDESQYSLSGQYLDLSSLKPGLYIIHFINGNNTICKKVIIN; from the coding sequence ACCTTCCTGTGAATGCACAGTTAATTTGTTTTGATTTCCCGGCAGATGTTTTTTCAACACCAGGAGTTCCCACAACTATAACAGCAGCTGATTTTAACTGGGATAATTTTGATGACCTTGCTATAGGTCATTATAACGAGGAATTCATTTCTATTATGATAAATGACGGGACCGGACACTTCCCGGGCATCATAACCTATCCAATCGGCGGCAATGCAGGGACAATAGTGGCGGAGGATATAAATGTTGATGGCATCATAGATTTGCTCGTTATGGGAAGGTTTTACGATATTTATATATTCACCGGGAACGGTGACGGTAATTTCACATTAGCTTCAGTGCTTTGGACAGATTTTTGGTCCTCTGACGCTGAAATGATATATTTTGATGAGGATAACAACATTGATCTTGCCGTGATTGATCAAATCCACCACAAGGTAAGGATACTTTTGGGAAACGGAACAGGTTTTTTTCAGCTTAACTATATGTGCTCGACTTTTGGATATGTGCCCAGGCGAATGGCAAAGGGAGACTTCAATGAGGATGGAAATGATGACCTGGTGATTTGTAACGTGGGCATGCCGGAATACATAGGCTTCAATGTAGTATTATTTGAAGGCACCGGGGAGGGATCATTTCAATCACCGGTTATTCTTTATGATGAATATATTCCCGAATCGGTCGTATCCGGGGATTTTAACCTGGATGGGTACCAGGATATCATTTTCAAACAGTATGACCGGAATCTTGTCAAGTTATGGGGTAAAGGTGACGGGACTTTCCAGGAACCGGAGATCCAGGAAATTTCGGCAATATACTATGCAATTTACTTACATGAAGTTGACATTAACCTGGATGGAGCTCTTGACCTTGCAATGGGCTGTTACACTTTTAATATGCATATCAACGATGGCAGCGGATATTTCAGCGACACATTATACATCAATGAAAAGTCAAACAGCTATAGGATAGATGAGATCACCACGGGTAACTTTAATGGTGATGCGAAACCAGATGTAGTTTCAACGCACAGTAACTTCCCGGATTTGTCATACGGTTCGATAACGGTCTATTTGAATTGCCTGCCTGTCGGCATTCCGGATGACAAATTTCCGGATGATAGGATTGTTCTACACCCCAATCCCGGTAACGGATATCTGAGAATCTCATCAGACCCGTCCCTCGCTGATGCAGAAGTAACCGGGATATTCAATTGCCTTGGAATAGCCATAGATGAAAGTCAATATTCATTGTCAGGTCAATATCTTGACCTCTCTTCCCTAAAACCGGGACTTTATATTATCCATTTTATCAATGGGAATAATACAATATGCAAAAAGGTCATTATCAATTGA